Proteins encoded within one genomic window of Anaerolineae bacterium:
- a CDS encoding sugar ABC transporter permease, which yields MVADALRGLHVGVKWRKVSPMARWEATWGFVFLSPWLFGFMVFYLIPMGASLVFSFTNFQLAHPELTRFIGLENYQELFRDPIVRKSMWITIRFMLFSVPISLIVPLALATLLNAKNLWARRVFTTLFYMPTIVPLISAIYIWQGFLNPRTGWLNKFLFLFGIEGPDWLNSVVWVYPALIMIGFWGIGNAMLTMLAGMRNVPAELYDAARVDGAGFLAIFWNITLPMITPVIFYNLVLSVIGHFQYFIIPWVLQGPTGDPGGATMFFNLYLFKEAFVYMDMGYGATLAWVLFFIALVTTIFLFSTAKYWVYYTAGD from the coding sequence GTGGTAGCTGATGCGTTGCGGGGCCTTCATGTGGGAGTAAAGTGGAGGAAAGTTAGCCCCATGGCCCGATGGGAGGCTACATGGGGCTTTGTTTTTCTTTCCCCTTGGTTGTTTGGTTTCATGGTGTTTTACCTCATCCCCATGGGCGCTTCTCTAGTATTCTCCTTCACCAACTTCCAGCTCGCTCATCCCGAGCTGACCCGTTTTATAGGCCTCGAGAACTACCAGGAACTTTTCCGGGATCCCATCGTCCGCAAATCCATGTGGATAACCATCCGATTTATGCTTTTCTCAGTCCCCATTAGCCTTATAGTCCCATTGGCTTTGGCCACCCTGCTCAATGCCAAAAACCTGTGGGCCAGGCGAGTTTTCACCACTTTGTTCTACATGCCTACCATAGTGCCCCTCATATCAGCCATATATATCTGGCAAGGCTTCCTTAACCCCAGAACGGGTTGGCTGAACAAGTTTTTATTCCTCTTCGGCATCGAAGGGCCTGATTGGTTGAATTCGGTCGTTTGGGTTTATCCGGCCCTCATTATGATCGGCTTCTGGGGCATTGGCAATGCCATGTTGACCATGCTGGCAGGCATGCGGAACGTTCCTGCTGAGCTATATGATGCTGCCAGAGTGGATGGGGCAGGCTTTTTAGCCATTTTCTGGAACATAACCCTACCAATGATTACGCCCGTCATTTTCTACAATCTTGTGTTAAGTGTTATCGGACATTTTCAGTATTTCATCATACCCTGGGTCCTGCAGGGACCCACCGGGGACCCTGGTGGTGCTACGATGTTCTTCAACCTTTACCTCTTTAAAGAAGCCTTCGTCTACATGGATATGGGCTATGGTGCTACATTAGCGTGGGTGCTTTTCTTTATCGCCCTTGTGACGACGATCTTTCTGTTCAGCACAGCTAAATATTGGGTGTATTATACGGCAGGAGATTAA